In a single window of the Marinobacter sp. SS13-12 genome:
- a CDS encoding DUF3592 domain-containing protein, protein MRVYDFLKYLFSVVGGALLVGAFLWYQSTVTFLDEALEVPGVVTDLVYSRSGDTSSYYPVVQFEDVSGQLTEFQSSSGSNPASYSRGEHVSVFYLPGEPESARINGFFSLWGGALIMGILGGAFFLVGSLMVIVPLIREGRGAKLRESGQLVTARIQGVEQNTSLVMNGQSPFRIVTQWQHPATAKLHVFRSDNLWFDPTDHIPGESISVYIRPDNPKRYWVDTSFLPKVAS, encoded by the coding sequence ATGCGTGTTTATGATTTTCTGAAGTACCTGTTTTCTGTGGTGGGCGGTGCTTTGCTCGTTGGAGCTTTTCTCTGGTATCAGAGCACAGTCACTTTTCTGGATGAGGCGTTGGAGGTGCCGGGCGTAGTGACCGACCTGGTCTATTCCCGCTCCGGAGATACCAGTAGTTATTATCCGGTTGTGCAATTTGAAGACGTCAGCGGTCAGTTGACTGAGTTCCAGTCATCATCCGGTAGTAACCCTGCTTCCTACAGCCGTGGTGAACATGTGTCCGTTTTCTATCTGCCTGGAGAGCCGGAGAGCGCCCGCATTAATGGCTTCTTTTCGTTGTGGGGCGGTGCGTTAATTATGGGAATTCTGGGAGGCGCCTTTTTCCTGGTTGGTAGTTTGATGGTGATAGTGCCTTTGATCAGAGAAGGCAGAGGCGCGAAACTGCGAGAGAGTGGTCAGCTCGTGACTGCCCGCATCCAGGGGGTGGAGCAGAATACCAGTCTGGTGATGAACGGCCAGAGCCCGTTCAGGATCGTCACTCAATGGCAGCATCCTGCAACGGCCAAACTCCATGTTTTTCGTAGCGATAATCTGTGGTTCGACCCGACCGATCATATCCCGGGAGAGTCGATCAGCGTTTATATTCGTCCGGACAATCCCAAACGATACTGGGTCGATACCTCCTTCCTGCCCAAAGTGGCATCCTGA
- a CDS encoding TM2 domain-containing protein, which produces MNQPEKRKNRLLALFLGGFFGLLGADRFYLGKWKTGLLKAVTLGGVGIWWFLDSVLLGTDAFLHTFCRDTGFVNDSQGRDLNYGLSFWRFKNGQIVRDWL; this is translated from the coding sequence ATGAACCAACCTGAAAAACGCAAAAACCGACTTCTGGCCCTGTTTCTCGGCGGATTCTTTGGGCTTTTAGGTGCAGATCGCTTTTACCTCGGAAAATGGAAAACGGGCCTGCTCAAGGCAGTGACTCTGGGTGGGGTAGGTATCTGGTGGTTCCTGGATAGCGTCCTGTTGGGTACGGATGCCTTCCTTCATACATTTTGCCGGGACACCGGCTTTGTGAACGATTCCCAGGGGCGCGACCTTAATTATGGTCTTTCATTCTGGCGGTTCAAGAACGGGCAGATCGTCAGAGACTGGCTCTGA
- a CDS encoding SUMF1/EgtB/PvdO family nonheme iron enzyme — protein sequence MTRELEMPGCKRVLYGFGIVALFVSGCSSSELPKPTPEELEQVVRTAQNNLVHVEGGSFLLGDVGTPDGRYYTVLKDDNKPAIEVTLDSYSIGRYETTWHEFLVYLRDVQRADQYVQLREEPSPSIRDVRSDDDPLSPNYRLKPAKAPNYGEAEGYCQWLGEKLELPISLPTEAQWEYAARSRGKNVAYATNTGEIEKDPYLRRPIEYIDPSIPPTGNALSHSSNRTERRPVGSYPPNPLGLYDMTGNVAEWTRDWYQSDFYQHAPKHNPEGPSAPRDPDDPRKVVRDWAGRGDHTGGTGTVFNRGGVPLDSSANGFRCVVNHVDPVTRDFN from the coding sequence ATGACTCGGGAGTTAGAAATGCCAGGTTGTAAACGAGTGTTGTATGGATTCGGGATAGTTGCTTTGTTTGTCAGTGGCTGTTCATCCTCAGAACTCCCGAAACCAACCCCTGAAGAATTAGAGCAGGTTGTACGGACGGCTCAGAATAATCTGGTTCATGTAGAGGGCGGCTCCTTCCTTTTGGGGGACGTCGGTACGCCGGACGGGCGTTATTATACCGTGTTGAAAGACGATAATAAGCCGGCCATTGAGGTGACACTCGACAGTTACTCGATTGGTCGCTACGAAACAACCTGGCATGAATTCCTTGTCTACCTAAGGGACGTGCAACGCGCAGACCAATATGTCCAGCTCCGAGAAGAGCCGAGTCCTTCAATACGGGACGTTCGTAGTGACGATGACCCGTTGTCGCCAAATTACCGACTCAAGCCAGCGAAGGCACCAAATTATGGCGAAGCTGAAGGTTACTGTCAGTGGCTTGGGGAGAAATTGGAGCTACCTATTTCACTCCCCACAGAGGCACAGTGGGAATATGCAGCTCGTAGTCGAGGGAAAAATGTTGCTTACGCAACCAATACGGGAGAGATAGAAAAAGACCCCTACCTCCGAAGGCCGATTGAATACATTGATCCATCTATTCCCCCGACCGGAAATGCCTTATCTCATTCTTCAAACAGGACGGAGCGGAGACCCGTCGGTAGTTACCCTCCGAACCCTTTAGGTTTATATGATATGACCGGCAATGTCGCCGAATGGACACGTGACTGGTATCAATCAGACTTCTATCAGCATGCCCCCAAACACAATCCTGAAGGACCATCGGCCCCTCGAGATCCCGATGACCCGCGAAAGGTTGTCCGGGATTGGGCCGGTCGTGGAGATCACACAGGAGGAACCGGGACAGTGTTTAATCGAGGGGGTGTTCCCCTCGACTCCTCAGCGAACGGTTTCCGGTGTGTAGTGAACCACGTCGATCCAGTGACTCGGGACTTTAACTGA
- a CDS encoding LysM domain-containing protein, protein MPEAYEVRSGDTLSAIAQRHRASLARVLNLNPEIQDPNRIFPGQTITVPAANELITSSCEPAQVMEDAPCGDKIAEVVHVTGSDELILLTEDELAELEAEEEFVCGPLNEYYRDLDTLAEDNQGSEERPSGAEGKVLSPVQERKDILVRELVSREVIPQGMQSTPPLTEIKRLAGGNHYTYVRSEKIANHFRRYPMGARDRKRSKGWLSREGVDPEKLREAIESELNIKFNMSWRPDDDNPVVLALNQYYDEVSWSIWGDEQAQQENLDRTGFDASAEAQFMRFAAGSSASGEFNPRSGKVHFQGKAEAQFSLLEGKASIEQAFPTNNRSEIRIYYRVGGWDGERTYTSLGHFQARLAISATGFAGASALLAANVHVDSTQGLPTLKGIAAREHGQGANLEANVFAGVRGGCEVAGSLLWVDTLATHSDWKPLCQIGKKVEAAAGVGVEGELRLEYNEATGKFYFNLHAGLVLGVGPSGNFLLEVDVQNTLEMIHFVYKALGDSDFRYLELFDQDTDAFGWYKKVSVFALAQGISHAVAIGQAVETASVAINQFWQDFIDSENGFFGNHVEAFRKERRGLALANNVLADMEKRSESVFYHSPPEVKGAILHALMADFWLTPQLGDGTRTKVRAVAEILASFQAWRDFEESMTRINAEGRAEPQTFDRNVERVFRFIGFNQHRYQLYKRALEFKTADLEQVVRRDPHGACRISGIV, encoded by the coding sequence ATGCCTGAGGCCTATGAAGTCCGCTCCGGCGATACATTGAGTGCTATCGCCCAACGCCACCGCGCCAGCCTGGCGCGTGTGCTGAATTTGAACCCGGAAATTCAGGATCCGAATCGAATTTTTCCTGGCCAGACTATAACTGTGCCCGCCGCCAATGAATTGATTACTTCCAGTTGTGAACCTGCCCAAGTGATGGAAGATGCTCCATGCGGTGACAAAATTGCAGAAGTTGTTCACGTCACTGGCAGCGATGAACTTATCCTTTTGACTGAAGACGAATTGGCAGAACTGGAGGCCGAGGAAGAGTTTGTCTGCGGCCCGCTAAACGAGTATTACCGGGATCTGGACACTCTTGCTGAAGACAATCAGGGTAGTGAGGAACGGCCTTCTGGTGCGGAGGGAAAAGTGCTTTCCCCTGTTCAAGAGCGCAAGGATATCCTGGTTCGAGAGCTTGTCAGTCGAGAGGTCATTCCACAAGGGATGCAGAGCACCCCACCGCTTACAGAAATCAAAAGGCTTGCGGGAGGGAATCACTATACATACGTCAGGTCCGAAAAAATCGCGAATCATTTTCGACGCTACCCCATGGGAGCCCGCGACAGGAAGCGGAGTAAAGGTTGGCTGAGTCGTGAGGGCGTGGATCCAGAAAAACTCCGTGAGGCTATTGAGAGCGAACTGAACATCAAGTTCAACATGTCCTGGCGTCCGGATGACGATAACCCAGTCGTTCTCGCTTTGAATCAATATTATGATGAGGTTAGCTGGTCGATTTGGGGTGATGAGCAGGCGCAGCAGGAAAACCTCGACCGTACCGGTTTCGATGCATCTGCTGAAGCCCAATTCATGCGCTTTGCCGCAGGCTCAAGCGCTTCAGGTGAATTTAACCCCCGCAGCGGCAAGGTCCATTTTCAGGGTAAAGCAGAAGCCCAGTTTAGCCTGCTGGAAGGTAAAGCCTCGATTGAACAGGCGTTCCCGACTAACAACCGCTCTGAAATTCGCATCTATTACAGAGTTGGTGGTTGGGACGGGGAGCGGACGTATACCTCCTTGGGCCATTTCCAGGCTCGACTGGCTATCAGTGCTACCGGATTCGCCGGTGCCTCAGCGTTACTCGCCGCGAATGTTCATGTTGATAGCACGCAGGGGCTTCCGACGCTAAAAGGGATTGCTGCCCGCGAGCACGGCCAGGGTGCAAACCTGGAAGCTAATGTATTCGCGGGAGTGAGAGGGGGATGCGAGGTCGCTGGATCCTTATTGTGGGTTGATACCCTGGCTACCCATTCGGACTGGAAACCCTTGTGTCAGATCGGAAAAAAGGTAGAGGCCGCCGCAGGTGTCGGGGTTGAGGGCGAACTAAGGCTTGAATATAACGAAGCAACCGGGAAATTTTACTTCAATCTCCACGCCGGGCTTGTACTTGGAGTTGGTCCGTCGGGCAATTTTTTGTTGGAAGTGGATGTCCAGAATACTCTGGAGATGATTCACTTTGTCTACAAAGCACTTGGAGATTCAGATTTTAGATATCTTGAGCTTTTCGATCAGGACACTGACGCGTTTGGTTGGTACAAAAAAGTGTCAGTGTTTGCGTTGGCGCAGGGGATAAGCCATGCAGTGGCTATTGGCCAGGCTGTGGAAACTGCATCTGTAGCTATTAATCAATTTTGGCAAGACTTCATCGACTCCGAAAACGGTTTTTTCGGGAATCACGTAGAGGCTTTTCGGAAGGAGCGCCGAGGGCTGGCGCTTGCAAATAACGTTCTTGCAGACATGGAAAAGCGAAGCGAAAGCGTGTTCTATCACTCTCCTCCTGAGGTGAAAGGCGCCATCCTGCATGCACTGATGGCCGACTTCTGGTTGACGCCGCAGTTGGGTGACGGGACGAGAACGAAGGTCAGGGCGGTGGCAGAAATACTGGCGTCGTTTCAGGCCTGGCGGGACTTTGAAGAGAGCATGACGCGAATAAATGCGGAGGGACGCGCAGAGCCACAAACTTTTGACCGCAATGTGGAACGTGTCTTTCGATTTATCGGTTTTAATCAGCACCGGTATCAATTATACAAGCGCGCACTGGAGTTCAAGACGGCAGATTTGGAGCAGGTTGTCAGGCGTGATCCTCACGGTGCGTGCAGAATTTCGGGAATCGTCTGA
- a CDS encoding DUF4123 domain-containing protein, whose translation MEASGIKMLDSEQSYLLLDGALLDALKIAYKYDDSPSVDMLYRGTRHQSALEVSPCLIKPSEYTRLWDNQEFWRSNGIVVDADCGPEKLADHFRSLLSVRIPDGTVAYLRFYVPGQVRMLLSVFTPQEIAAFSGPVRSWRYFDQEKGWMSVNLSEVSDARVAEDEGWFHLQQNHLDALGHEKHRAFLRRLSRSIGLSDNEGQSEQLAGLIEQAQEFGFASEANIAGYVELFVRFKDCMELPVVKEILGDAHRSATKRLAELDRMLTQGGV comes from the coding sequence ATGGAAGCTTCGGGTATTAAAATGCTTGATTCCGAGCAATCCTACTTGTTGTTGGACGGCGCGCTGCTGGATGCCCTGAAGATCGCCTACAAGTATGATGATAGCCCCTCAGTGGACATGCTTTACCGGGGCACTCGTCACCAATCGGCTCTAGAAGTAAGTCCTTGCTTGATAAAGCCGTCTGAATACACGCGCCTTTGGGATAACCAGGAGTTTTGGCGATCAAATGGAATCGTTGTGGATGCTGATTGCGGGCCGGAAAAACTAGCCGATCATTTCCGAAGCCTTCTGAGTGTGCGCATACCTGATGGAACCGTCGCGTACCTTCGATTTTACGTGCCTGGTCAGGTCCGGATGCTACTTTCAGTTTTTACCCCTCAAGAAATAGCCGCGTTTAGTGGGCCGGTTAGAAGCTGGCGTTACTTTGATCAGGAAAAAGGATGGATGTCAGTCAATCTATCTGAGGTGAGTGATGCAAGAGTGGCTGAAGACGAAGGGTGGTTTCATTTACAGCAGAATCATCTAGATGCGTTGGGCCACGAGAAGCATCGAGCGTTCCTGAGGCGTCTATCAAGATCGATTGGTCTTTCAGATAATGAGGGGCAGTCTGAACAGCTCGCCGGCCTCATTGAACAAGCACAAGAGTTCGGTTTCGCGTCAGAAGCCAATATAGCAGGCTATGTAGAGCTCTTTGTACGATTCAAAGATTGCATGGAGCTCCCGGTAGTGAAAGAAATACTTGGTGATGCCCATCGCTCTGCCACCAAACGGTTGGCTGAGTTAGACAGAATGCTGACACAGGGAGGTGTCTGA
- the tssI gene encoding type VI secretion system tip protein VgrG, translated as MPQATGLQFTATLGQLPKDLFAVVRFELTETLSKLCHCKLELASTSPTIAAEEVLEQPVELVVWQDGIPLRRFHGVVNEFARGDSGHRRTRYEVIVQPPLWRLGLMHNSRIFQTQSTDAIVRTLLEERGIFDTVFDLKRTPEEREYCVQHRESDLDFIERLSAEEGWHYRYSHGDVEGNDQPALIIADHHGDAPRLDPVEYNGKAGGSSRQSAVFQFSYRERVRAASVAMKDYTFKNPVYALMHEQQADKLDARREDYQYYDYPGRFKADASGQPFTESRLDALRNDATTANGQSNRPDFTVGAKVELTDHDNPTLNREWLFTSITHTGIQPQALEEESGGGATTYHNAFNAIPADRTWRPQINHRPLMDGPQIAIVTGPEGEEIHCDEHGRVKVRFPWDRYSKNDEHSSAWLRVSQGWAGGQYGFMALPRIGNEVIVSFLDGDPDQPIITGRTYHATNTPPYALPEHKTRTTLKTQTHKGEGSNELRFEDEADKEQIYLHAQKDLDLLTENNRTEVIRNDSHLTVDNHRKAHIKGNDHATVDGEKRESIGGDSSLTVNGSHHSKQGKNQLIEAGSEIHHKAGMKIVIEAGAEVTLKAGGSFVKVDPSGVTVSGPMVKMNSGGGPGSGSGASAQVPELPEVVLTDSKTSASPDTLAKDLRRPVSDFRPSPISKLVSVARKDATLSRQCGRQPDGSCAASRCACEESV; from the coding sequence ATGCCCCAGGCAACCGGACTGCAGTTCACGGCCACCCTTGGCCAACTCCCCAAAGACCTGTTCGCGGTCGTCCGCTTTGAACTGACCGAAACCCTTTCCAAGCTGTGCCACTGCAAGCTGGAACTGGCCAGTACCTCGCCGACTATTGCCGCTGAGGAGGTGCTGGAACAGCCCGTGGAACTGGTGGTGTGGCAGGACGGCATCCCCCTGCGGCGCTTCCACGGCGTGGTCAACGAATTCGCCCGGGGCGACTCCGGCCATCGCCGCACCCGCTACGAAGTCATCGTCCAGCCCCCGCTGTGGCGCCTGGGCCTGATGCACAACAGCCGCATTTTCCAGACCCAGAGCACCGACGCCATCGTGCGCACCCTGCTGGAAGAGCGGGGCATCTTCGATACCGTGTTTGACCTGAAACGCACCCCCGAAGAGCGGGAATACTGCGTCCAGCACCGGGAAAGCGATCTGGACTTTATTGAACGACTGTCGGCCGAAGAAGGCTGGCACTACCGCTACAGCCACGGAGATGTAGAAGGCAACGACCAGCCCGCCCTGATCATCGCCGACCACCACGGCGACGCCCCCCGGCTCGACCCCGTCGAATACAACGGCAAGGCCGGTGGCAGCAGCCGCCAGAGTGCCGTCTTCCAGTTCAGCTACCGGGAACGCGTCAGGGCCGCCTCCGTGGCCATGAAGGACTACACCTTCAAGAACCCGGTTTACGCGTTAATGCATGAACAACAGGCCGACAAGCTGGACGCCCGGCGCGAAGACTACCAGTACTACGACTACCCCGGCCGCTTCAAGGCCGACGCCAGTGGCCAGCCATTCACCGAAAGCCGCCTGGATGCCCTGAGAAACGACGCTACTACCGCCAACGGCCAGAGCAACCGTCCGGACTTCACCGTGGGCGCCAAAGTCGAGCTCACCGACCACGACAACCCGACCCTGAACCGGGAATGGCTGTTCACCAGCATCACCCACACCGGCATCCAGCCCCAGGCCCTGGAAGAGGAGAGCGGCGGTGGTGCCACCACCTACCACAACGCCTTCAACGCTATTCCCGCGGACCGCACCTGGCGGCCACAGATCAACCACCGCCCACTGATGGACGGCCCCCAGATCGCCATTGTCACCGGCCCGGAGGGGGAAGAGATCCATTGCGATGAACACGGCAGGGTAAAAGTAAGGTTTCCGTGGGACCGCTACTCAAAGAATGATGAACACTCCAGCGCCTGGCTACGAGTCAGTCAGGGCTGGGCCGGCGGCCAGTACGGATTCATGGCACTCCCGAGAATCGGCAACGAAGTCATCGTCTCCTTCCTGGATGGCGACCCGGATCAGCCGATCATTACCGGCCGCACCTACCACGCCACCAACACACCGCCGTATGCGCTGCCGGAGCACAAAACCCGCACCACGCTCAAAACCCAGACCCACAAGGGTGAGGGCAGTAATGAACTGCGATTCGAAGACGAAGCCGACAAAGAGCAGATCTACCTCCACGCCCAGAAAGACCTGGACCTGCTGACGGAAAATAACCGCACGGAAGTTATCAGGAACGACAGCCACCTCACCGTCGATAACCACCGCAAGGCCCACATCAAGGGCAATGACCACGCCACGGTGGACGGCGAGAAACGGGAATCCATCGGCGGTGATTCCAGCCTCACCGTCAACGGCAGCCACCACAGCAAGCAGGGCAAGAATCAACTCATCGAAGCTGGCAGCGAAATCCACCACAAGGCCGGCATGAAAATCGTGATTGAGGCAGGGGCGGAAGTAACCCTGAAAGCCGGTGGTAGCTTTGTGAAGGTGGACCCGAGTGGTGTGACGGTTTCAGGGCCAATGGTGAAGATGAATTCCGGGGGTGGGCCTGGTAGTGGAAGTGGGGCCTCGGCGCAGGTGCCGGAGTTGCCAGAAGTTGTGTTGACGGATTCAAAGACGTCGGCTAGTCCCGACACTCTTGCTAAGGACTTGAGGCGACCGGTCTCGGATTTTCGTCCGAGTCCGATTTCGAAGTTAGTCAGCGTGGCACGCAAAGATGCAACTTTGAGTCGACAATGTGGTCGCCAACCCGACGGTTCTTGTGCTGCCTCGAGGTGCGCATGCGAGGAGAGTGTCTGA
- the cpdA gene encoding 3',5'-cyclic-AMP phosphodiesterase, which yields MTENDNQRALRVLQLTDPHLMSDPGGELLGVNTRDSLDAVIEQALHDHGQPDLILATGDIAQDATEEAYRLFGDKLKAFRCPSAWMAGNHDDSPLLARIASESQADRRHIVQGGWQFILLDTSVPGKVFGELAESELAFLAEALSQNPDTPALVALHHHPIDIDTEWMSPIGLRNRDAFWQVVDRFSQVKIVLWGHIHQELEQTRKGVRLLATPSTCIQFTAGSVEFSVEDKAPGYRWFELLPSGEFSTEVSRATDFVFDLDSNSTGY from the coding sequence ATGACCGAGAATGACAACCAGCGTGCCCTTCGGGTGCTACAACTGACCGACCCGCACCTGATGTCCGATCCGGGCGGCGAACTGCTGGGCGTCAATACCAGAGACAGTCTGGATGCTGTCATCGAGCAGGCACTTCACGATCATGGCCAGCCGGATCTTATTCTTGCCACCGGAGACATCGCCCAGGACGCTACCGAAGAAGCCTACCGGCTTTTTGGTGACAAGCTGAAGGCGTTTCGTTGCCCCTCTGCCTGGATGGCAGGTAACCATGATGACTCTCCATTGCTGGCCCGAATTGCCTCCGAAAGTCAGGCAGACCGGCGCCACATTGTTCAGGGTGGTTGGCAGTTTATCTTGCTGGATACCTCGGTCCCCGGAAAGGTGTTTGGCGAGCTGGCGGAATCGGAACTCGCCTTCCTCGCAGAGGCTCTCAGCCAGAACCCCGACACCCCGGCGCTGGTTGCCCTTCATCATCATCCCATAGACATTGATACCGAATGGATGTCGCCGATCGGACTGCGCAATCGCGATGCCTTCTGGCAGGTTGTTGACCGCTTTTCGCAAGTAAAAATCGTACTCTGGGGGCACATTCACCAGGAGCTGGAGCAAACCCGCAAAGGGGTCCGTCTGCTGGCCACACCGTCCACCTGCATACAGTTCACGGCCGGTTCGGTGGAGTTTTCAGTGGAAGACAAAGCGCCGGGTTACCGCTGGTTTGAGTTGCTGCCTTCAGGCGAGTTTTCGACCGAAGTGAGCAGGGCGACGGATTTCGTATTCGATCTGGACAGCAACAGTACCGGCTATTAA
- a CDS encoding DUF1249 domain-containing protein, protein MTEWVMKPRRYVPDLRRFGALCDGNYMRLHRLRKLEAKGQPICEFELHREDQYLGRVRIEVLQTTKFTETLLLEQVHNSGRWLNNPQLTVRVYHDANMAEVISCYRDRHIAPVNDYPNRFMHHPDEKVQVNSFLADWLDYCLRFGHLPMEHAAWSAGEGVD, encoded by the coding sequence ATGACAGAATGGGTGATGAAACCCCGGCGCTATGTACCGGATTTACGACGTTTCGGCGCGCTGTGTGATGGTAACTATATGCGGCTTCACCGATTGCGGAAGCTGGAGGCCAAAGGCCAGCCGATTTGCGAATTCGAGCTTCACCGTGAGGACCAGTACCTGGGCAGGGTGCGCATCGAAGTGCTGCAAACCACAAAGTTTACCGAAACCCTGTTGCTGGAGCAGGTGCACAACTCCGGGCGCTGGCTGAACAATCCCCAGCTGACCGTGCGGGTTTATCACGATGCCAACATGGCAGAGGTGATCAGCTGTTACCGCGACCGGCACATCGCCCCGGTGAACGACTACCCGAACCGGTTTATGCACCACCCGGACGAGAAGGTTCAGGTCAACAGCTTCCTGGCCGACTGGCTGGACTACTGCCTGCGATTTGGTCACCTGCCCATGGAACACGCCGCCTGGTCCGCCGGGGAAGGCGTGGACTAA
- a CDS encoding NUDIX domain-containing protein, producing the protein MTEPFQFKDSDVKVEKRETVFQGFFRMDKLWLTHPRFDGREMPTFTRELFIRGDATCVLPYDPDRDEVVLLEQFRLGALGRDQSPWLLELVAGMNEDGESPEEVAQREGQEEAGLTFEPLEKICDYLVSPGGSTELIHLFCGRISTESAGGLFGMEHEHEDIRAHVFSADEAIAMIYDGRINNAAAIIALQWLQLNRPRLREGWS; encoded by the coding sequence ATGACTGAGCCGTTCCAGTTCAAAGACAGCGACGTAAAAGTCGAAAAACGCGAAACCGTCTTCCAGGGCTTCTTCCGTATGGACAAACTCTGGCTGACCCACCCGCGCTTTGACGGCAGGGAAATGCCCACCTTCACCCGCGAACTCTTCATCCGCGGCGATGCCACCTGCGTATTACCCTACGATCCTGATCGGGACGAGGTCGTCCTTCTGGAACAATTCCGCCTCGGCGCCCTTGGCCGTGACCAGTCCCCCTGGTTGCTGGAGCTTGTGGCAGGCATGAACGAGGACGGCGAGTCGCCGGAAGAGGTGGCCCAGCGGGAAGGTCAGGAAGAAGCCGGCCTGACCTTTGAACCACTCGAAAAAATCTGTGACTACCTGGTTTCTCCTGGCGGAAGCACGGAACTGATCCACCTTTTCTGTGGTCGTATCAGCACCGAATCCGCGGGCGGCCTGTTTGGCATGGAGCATGAACACGAAGATATCCGTGCCCACGTATTCAGCGCCGACGAAGCCATCGCAATGATTTATGATGGACGTATCAATAACGCCGCAGCAATTATCGCGCTGCAGTGGTTGCAGTTGAATCGCCCGCGACTGCGGGAAGGTTGGAGCTGA